In the Campylobacter concisus genome, one interval contains:
- a CDS encoding prepilin-type N-terminal cleavage/methylation domain-containing protein, with the protein MKKGFTMIELIFVIVILGILAAVAIPKLAATRDDAEISKTASNIQTLISDLGSYYTSQGEFATDSDINKAVKKMSNVKTPVKAKDDECLEVRPGNNTTGEIGITIKTGGLCKQVWGLPGLVDVKALIESTTDNKTANTLKFGGMGIKYK; encoded by the coding sequence ATGAAAAAAGGCTTTACGATGATTGAGTTGATCTTCGTGATCGTTATATTGGGCATATTAGCTGCGGTTGCTATACCGAAATTAGCTGCAACAAGGGATGATGCAGAGATATCAAAAACTGCTTCAAATATACAAACACTTATTTCGGACTTGGGTTCTTACTATACTTCGCAAGGTGAATTTGCTACTGATTCGGATATTAACAAAGCTGTCAAAAAAATGTCAAATGTAAAAACACCAGTAAAAGCAAAAGATGATGAGTGTTTAGAAGTACGTCCTGGAAATAATACTACTGGTGAGATAGGAATAACTATAAAAACAGGCGGTCTTTGTAAACAAGTTTGGGGCTTGCCAGGCTTAGTGGATGTTAAAGCCTTAATCGAAAGTACTACCGACAACAAGACAGCTAATACACTTAAATTCGGTGGCATGGGCATAAAATATAAATAA
- a CDS encoding Fur family transcriptional regulator: MNARNFLEEHSIKATTFRIKLVEILQNTKTPLSYDEILESLNANKTTFYRSIEIFEKKGLVIKTENNHKSYYELANEAKAYFICDVCHKVTNIDMPHLNIAKNIKSAVIKGVCDECDHE; the protein is encoded by the coding sequence ATGAATGCAAGAAATTTCTTAGAAGAGCATAGTATCAAGGCAACTACTTTTCGCATAAAGCTCGTTGAAATTTTGCAAAATACCAAAACTCCATTAAGTTATGATGAAATTTTAGAAAGCCTTAATGCAAATAAAACTACTTTTTATAGAAGCATAGAAATTTTTGAAAAAAAGGGCCTTGTCATAAAAACTGAAAATAATCATAAAAGCTACTACGAACTAGCAAATGAGGCAAAAGCGTACTTTATCTGCGATGTCTGTCATAAAGTCACAAACATCGATATGCCTCATCTAAACATCGCTAAAAATATAAAAAGCGCCGTGATAAAAGGCGTTTGTGATGAGTGTGATCACGAGTAA
- a CDS encoding ABC transporter codes for MKEIIKIRNLNFSYDKQVVLEGINLDYSSDEFLAIIGPNGGGKSTLLKLILGLLKPQSGEVKLFGKEPSEVSKFIGYVPQNFLSNQSFPMMVLEVVLMGLINKKIFGFYSRAEKQMALAALEKVGMKEFASARIGELSGGQRQRVYIARALCANAKVLVLDEPTASIDTKGQAEIYEILKNINASGVGVVLVSHDLNIVLNYATKIAYVSKNLHIHKTHEDTAKREFIEHLAKSHSHFCDVEIALGECECKIKSNVFKIKR; via the coding sequence TTGAAAGAAATTATAAAAATTAGAAATTTAAACTTTAGCTACGATAAGCAAGTGGTTTTAGAAGGTATCAATTTAGATTATAGTAGCGATGAATTTTTAGCTATCATCGGTCCAAATGGTGGCGGTAAAAGTACGCTTTTAAAGCTTATTTTAGGGCTACTTAAGCCTCAAAGTGGCGAGGTAAAGCTCTTTGGAAAAGAGCCAAGCGAAGTCAGTAAATTTATAGGTTATGTGCCTCAAAATTTTCTCTCAAATCAAAGCTTTCCGATGATGGTTTTAGAAGTAGTTTTAATGGGGCTAATCAATAAAAAAATTTTTGGTTTTTACTCGCGAGCTGAGAAACAAATGGCTCTTGCAGCCCTTGAGAAAGTTGGCATGAAAGAATTTGCAAGCGCTAGAATTGGCGAGCTAAGCGGTGGCCAAAGACAGCGTGTATATATCGCAAGAGCACTTTGTGCAAATGCGAAGGTTCTCGTTTTAGACGAGCCAACAGCTAGTATCGACACAAAGGGCCAGGCTGAAATTTATGAAATTTTAAAAAATATAAATGCAAGCGGTGTTGGCGTAGTCTTGGTAAGTCACGATCTAAATATCGTGCTAAATTATGCTACAAAAATCGCCTATGTGAGTAAAAATTTACATATCCATAAAACTCATGAAGATACTGCAAAAAGAGAATTTATAGAGCATTTAGCAAAATCTCATAGCCATTTTTGCGATGTCGAGATCGCACTTGGCGAATGTGAGTGCAAAATCAAAAGTAATGTTTTTAAGATAAAGAGATAA
- a CDS encoding deoxyribonuclease IV (Assists in DNA repair by cleaving phosphodiester bonds at apurinic or apyrimidinic sties to produce new 5' ends that are base-free deoxyribose 5-phosphate residues) — translation MRYIGAHVSAAGGVFNAPLNAAKIGANAFALFTKNQRQWNAKELSASEIEQFKENLKISGISTKHVLPHSSYLINLGHPDEEARAKSLEAFVDEIDRASKLGLELLNFHPGSHLKQISEKECLDNIANCMNAALKRTSGVKLVIENTAAQGSNLGFSFKQIAYLIERVDDESRVGVCFDTCHAFAAGYDLRNKEAYAKTMGEFDAIIGYKFLSGMHLNDAKFGLGSKKDRHESIGKGELGFSTFKNIINDDKIGEIPLILETIDESIWEDEIKILRNFEKEKL, via the coding sequence ATGAGATACATAGGAGCTCACGTAAGTGCAGCTGGAGGCGTGTTCAACGCTCCGTTAAATGCTGCAAAAATAGGAGCAAATGCCTTTGCGCTTTTTACAAAAAATCAACGCCAGTGGAATGCAAAAGAGCTAAGTGCTAGTGAAATAGAGCAGTTTAAAGAAAATCTAAAAATTTCTGGCATAAGCACAAAGCATGTTTTGCCACACAGTAGTTACTTGATAAATTTAGGCCATCCAGATGAGGAGGCAAGAGCAAAGTCGCTTGAAGCCTTTGTAGATGAGATAGATCGCGCCAGTAAGCTTGGGCTAGAGCTTTTAAATTTTCATCCAGGCTCACATCTAAAACAAATAAGCGAAAAAGAGTGCTTAGATAATATTGCAAACTGCATGAATGCGGCACTTAAGCGTACAAGCGGTGTAAAGCTAGTTATCGAAAATACAGCTGCACAAGGCTCAAATTTAGGCTTTAGTTTTAAGCAGATTGCTTATTTGATAGAGCGAGTAGACGATGAGAGTAGGGTTGGTGTCTGCTTTGATACCTGTCACGCATTTGCTGCTGGATATGATCTAAGAAATAAAGAGGCCTACGCCAAAACGATGGGGGAATTTGATGCGATCATTGGCTATAAATTTTTATCTGGCATGCATTTAAATGATGCAAAATTTGGACTTGGCTCGAAAAAAGATAGGCACGAGAGCATTGGCAAGGGTGAGCTTGGATTTAGTACTTTTAAAAATATAATAAATGATGATAAAATAGGCGAAATTCCTTTAATATTAGAGACGATTGACGAGAGTATTTGGGAAGACGAGATAAAAATTTTAAGAAATTTCGAAAAGGAAAAACTATGA
- a CDS encoding transporter has translation MKKVLLSIIMASTLLNAGGYKVPEQSADSLGLAASNVAFSFGADAAYFNPANMMFLDGRHHIESTLGWFHINKLEFKSDSGKSYRSEKFDSLAGTFSFVTPEIYENWKFGLALAVPAAVGVSWEDPATAFTAKRFKLQVVELNPTVAYRINDKLAVALGARGVYTKGKIASDFGRIGYREIKGDGMGYGYNVALTYRPIEDLSFAVTYRSNVNLELKGHTDADFNGALSPISYHGKTKVEIPLPAQLVLAAGYKFSDFTLLLAFERTYWSKFKGYDFEYMDKGPAHSHPAFARFMDDPVIKNAKDTNTYRLGLAYDVNEKFRLMAGFAYDEDITSSKHTGLELPNTTSKVYSFGVNYKFTPNLEMAVGYVYQHRDKKRATGISTAAGKISGEFETGKIQILGTTFKYTF, from the coding sequence ATGAAAAAAGTGCTATTAAGCATTATTATGGCATCTACTTTGCTAAATGCTGGAGGTTATAAGGTTCCTGAGCAAAGTGCTGATTCTTTAGGTCTTGCTGCTAGTAACGTAGCCTTTAGTTTTGGGGCTGACGCGGCATATTTTAACCCTGCAAATATGATGTTTTTAGATGGACGTCATCACATAGAAAGTACCCTTGGCTGGTTTCATATAAATAAGCTTGAGTTTAAAAGTGATAGTGGCAAAAGCTACAGGTCAGAAAAATTTGACTCGCTAGCTGGTACATTTAGTTTTGTAACGCCAGAAATTTATGAAAACTGGAAATTTGGTTTAGCTCTTGCCGTTCCTGCTGCTGTTGGTGTATCATGGGAGGATCCAGCTACTGCATTTACCGCTAAAAGGTTTAAGCTGCAAGTTGTTGAGCTAAATCCAACCGTGGCTTACCGCATAAATGATAAACTTGCCGTTGCTCTTGGTGCTAGAGGTGTTTACACCAAAGGTAAGATAGCAAGCGACTTTGGACGAATAGGCTACAGAGAGATAAAAGGCGATGGTATGGGCTATGGCTATAATGTCGCGCTTACTTATAGACCTATTGAGGATTTGAGCTTTGCCGTTACTTACCGCTCAAATGTAAATTTAGAACTTAAAGGCCATACAGATGCTGATTTTAACGGAGCGCTATCCCCTATAAGCTATCATGGCAAAACAAAAGTTGAGATCCCACTTCCTGCTCAGCTTGTGCTTGCTGCTGGATATAAATTTAGCGACTTTACTCTTTTACTAGCTTTTGAGAGGACTTATTGGTCTAAATTTAAAGGCTATGACTTTGAATACATGGATAAAGGTCCAGCTCACTCGCATCCAGCTTTTGCAAGATTCATGGATGATCCAGTCATAAAAAATGCAAAAGATACAAATACATATAGGCTAGGTCTTGCCTACGACGTAAATGAAAAATTTAGACTAATGGCTGGCTTTGCCTATGATGAAGATATTACAAGCAGCAAGCATACTGGCTTAGAGCTTCCAAATACCACATCTAAGGTATATTCTTTTGGAGTAAATTATAAATTTACACCAAATCTTGAAATGGCAGTTGGATATGTTTATCAACATCGTGACAAAAAGCGCGCAACAGGTATTTCAACAGCTGCTGGAAAAATATCAGGCGAGTTTGAAACTGGCAAGATCCAGATCCTTGGTACGACTTTTAAATATACATTTTAG
- a CDS encoding cobalt transporter: MLARLIVICLFAINAFGCALCSLYSPTAHVSVKFDSNENNISTIAFSWTFSQNFSELMRQNFDLNQDEKIDESEIKKIRLNLLDYLVPRHYLTNIEYFYKDENATKLELNLKKYKLYFDEGRLKFDVSFKTNLLIKDGFVVSVEMDDKEGYFNFKFTQNNAFLVSDQFWTIPNPNANLIFFTFSSKAAAKAHNEKPALKELLKEPNSVNFEDENLSQIDKIDEAKFDLVSKTSLSMLDRLKQILRNFDQKSPLTLLFLALISFGYGFLHAASAGHGKVLTSSYFAATGGSYAKAFFFSLKIGFLHVVGAFIFVLASFMMLREISSDLTKDTASVTTAFSGVIIFFVAIFMLYKKVKIYFSSKKELNKFYIFSSSLSQNLSKNTKFTSDCGCNICTTKKPKSKEEWLVAAAAALIPCPGTILVFVLANELGSYFAGIISGLFMALGMSAVIFLAAVFGAKINESTNIKLKKFKIYAEFMALSVMLWLGLFIFTTTFTQKSLF; this comes from the coding sequence ATGTTAGCACGCCTGATTGTCATTTGCTTATTTGCTATAAATGCCTTCGGGTGTGCTCTTTGCTCGCTTTATAGCCCAACCGCTCACGTGAGCGTGAAATTTGATTCAAATGAAAACAATATCTCTACAATTGCTTTTTCTTGGACATTTTCGCAAAATTTCTCAGAGCTTATGAGGCAAAATTTTGACCTAAATCAGGATGAAAAGATAGATGAAAGCGAGATCAAAAAGATCCGCTTAAATTTACTTGATTATCTTGTGCCAAGGCATTATTTAACGAATATTGAGTACTTTTACAAAGATGAAAATGCTACAAAACTTGAGTTAAATTTAAAAAAGTATAAACTCTATTTTGATGAGGGTAGATTAAAATTTGACGTTAGTTTTAAGACAAATTTGCTTATCAAAGATGGCTTTGTGGTGTCTGTCGAAATGGACGATAAAGAGGGATATTTTAATTTTAAATTTACACAAAACAACGCATTTTTGGTATCAGATCAGTTTTGGACGATACCAAATCCAAACGCAAATTTAATATTTTTTACATTTTCAAGTAAAGCTGCAGCCAAAGCTCATAACGAAAAACCTGCATTAAAAGAGCTTCTAAAAGAGCCAAACTCGGTAAATTTTGAAGATGAAAATTTAAGCCAGATCGATAAGATCGATGAGGCCAAGTTTGATCTTGTTTCAAAAACAAGTCTAAGCATGCTTGATAGATTAAAGCAAATTCTAAGAAATTTTGATCAAAAAAGTCCGCTCACTCTGCTATTTTTAGCGCTCATATCATTTGGTTATGGCTTTTTACACGCTGCATCTGCGGGGCATGGCAAGGTGCTTACAAGCTCTTATTTTGCCGCAACTGGTGGAAGCTACGCCAAAGCCTTTTTCTTCTCTTTAAAGATCGGATTTTTACATGTTGTGGGTGCTTTTATCTTTGTGCTTGCTAGTTTTATGATGTTGCGTGAGATCAGTAGCGATCTGACAAAAGATACAGCAAGCGTTACGACAGCATTTTCTGGCGTTATTATCTTTTTTGTAGCGATTTTTATGCTTTATAAAAAGGTCAAAATTTATTTTTCAAGCAAAAAAGAGTTAAATAAATTTTATATTTTTAGTTCAAGCTTAAGTCAAAATTTGAGTAAAAATACAAAATTTACTAGCGACTGTGGCTGTAATATCTGTACTACAAAAAAACCAAAAAGCAAAGAAGAATGGCTAGTTGCAGCTGCTGCGGCACTTATTCCTTGTCCTGGCACGATACTTGTCTTTGTGCTAGCAAATGAGCTAGGTAGCTACTTTGCAGGCATTATAAGCGGCCTATTTATGGCGCTTGGCATGAGCGCAGTGATATTTTTAGCGGCTGTTTTTGGAGCCAAGATAAATGAGAGCACAAACATTAAGTTAAAAAAGTTTAAAATCTATGCCGAATTTATGGCTCTTAGCGTTATGCTTTGGCTTGGACTTTTTATTTTTACTACGACATTTACGCAAAAGAGTCTGTTTTGA
- a CDS encoding 4-hydroxybenzoyl-CoA thioesterase, producing MKDFIYKVIIPPQAIDMHGHMNNVYYFTLMQEAAFAHSAAVGDTVEAQYKRGEIWLIRKNEAKYIKSVKLMDEIEIYTYTQAEGKATSCRYFELKKDGELIATGKTEFVYVDLKTNRPKAIPAEIIALYS from the coding sequence ATGAAAGATTTTATCTACAAAGTAATAATCCCGCCACAAGCCATTGATATGCACGGACACATGAATAATGTCTATTATTTCACTCTTATGCAAGAGGCTGCATTTGCACATTCTGCCGCGGTTGGAGACACGGTCGAGGCGCAGTATAAAAGAGGCGAGATCTGGCTCATTAGAAAAAATGAAGCCAAATATATAAAAAGCGTAAAATTGATGGATGAGATAGAAATTTACACTTACACACAAGCTGAAGGCAAGGCGACTTCGTGTAGATATTTTGAGCTTAAAAAAGATGGTGAACTAATAGCAACCGGCAAGACCGAGTTTGTTTATGTTGATCTAAAAACGAATCGTCCAAAAGCCATTCCAGCTGAGATCATTGCTCTTTACTCGTGA
- a CDS encoding MATE family efflux transporter: protein MDLLKDPLNKLIISLSLPAGTAMMFNTLYNVAGTFFAARISTLAVAGMAMSFLLYLSIVGIGLGFGSALTALIGNSLGAGKIKMAKFYAANGIIFVLVFAIFMGFCGYFLAPNLLTFLGADHHYLKEALDYAGVIFLAAPFFLIIKSLNGVLVALGDTKSYRNWLFYGLFINASFCYFFAFILDLGVKGLALATASVQLLGMIYLFVKVKKAKMIEPRNLSYFVPNFSIWAKITKQALPACLNYLSMSLGSLVLLKFISYYGVNAVAGYGIALRIEQILVLPTIGMAAAVLSIVSRNYGAKNFKRAKQCYKISLLFLLIYCVFACVFIRFFGEDMIRIFDDTPAVLEIAGLYLGINSLAYVAYGTINVSGSTLQAIKRPVAIFLLNGFRQFVLQGSLFYAVVFYFGLEIKFIWLALFFSVYLTAICFVFWTLYQLRMATDVSF from the coding sequence ATGGATTTACTAAAAGACCCGTTAAATAAGCTCATCATTTCGCTTTCGCTTCCAGCTGGCACCGCAATGATGTTTAATACTCTTTATAACGTCGCGGGCACATTTTTTGCAGCAAGAATTTCTACCCTTGCCGTAGCTGGTATGGCTATGAGCTTTTTGCTTTATCTAAGTATTGTAGGCATTGGGCTTGGTTTTGGCTCAGCACTAACTGCGCTAATAGGCAATAGTCTTGGAGCAGGAAAGATAAAAATGGCTAAATTTTATGCAGCAAATGGAATTATCTTTGTGCTGGTATTTGCTATTTTTATGGGGTTTTGTGGCTATTTTTTAGCACCAAATTTACTCACTTTTTTAGGGGCTGATCATCACTATTTAAAAGAGGCACTTGATTACGCAGGTGTTATCTTTCTTGCTGCACCATTTTTCTTGATTATCAAATCTCTAAACGGAGTGCTTGTAGCACTTGGAGATACAAAAAGTTACCGCAATTGGCTATTTTATGGCCTTTTTATCAACGCATCTTTTTGCTATTTTTTTGCATTCATTTTGGATCTTGGCGTAAAAGGACTTGCTCTAGCAACAGCTAGTGTTCAGCTTTTGGGCATGATCTACCTTTTTGTAAAAGTTAAAAAAGCTAAGATGATCGAGCCAAGAAATTTAAGCTATTTTGTGCCAAATTTTAGCATTTGGGCAAAGATTACAAAGCAAGCTCTACCAGCTTGCTTAAACTATCTATCGATGTCGCTTGGCTCACTTGTACTTTTAAAATTTATAAGCTACTATGGTGTAAATGCCGTAGCAGGATATGGTATAGCTTTAAGGATAGAGCAAATTTTGGTATTGCCTACCATTGGTATGGCCGCAGCAGTTTTAAGTATCGTTTCAAGAAACTATGGTGCTAAAAATTTTAAAAGAGCTAAGCAATGCTATAAAATTTCGCTTCTTTTTTTGCTTATTTATTGTGTATTTGCTTGTGTTTTTATTAGATTTTTTGGTGAAGATATGATAAGAATTTTTGATGATACGCCGGCAGTTTTGGAGATAGCAGGGCTTTATCTTGGTATAAATTCTCTTGCTTACGTAGCTTATGGTACGATAAATGTCTCAGGCAGCACTCTTCAGGCTATAAAACGCCCAGTGGCCATCTTTTTGCTAAATGGATTTAGGCAATTTGTGCTTCAAGGATCACTTTTTTACGCGGTAGTTTTTTATTTTGGTCTTGAGATAAAATTTATATGGTTGGCCCTATTTTTTAGTGTTTATCTCACAGCCATTTGTTTTGTCTTTTGGACGCTTTATCAGTTAAGAATGGCTACTGACGTAAGCTTTTAA
- a CDS encoding AAA family ATPase codes for MKYLLDFLNQDLKKSKIYELIKCGDEEGEILKYLSKAYVQGTANMSVFELLGAVFGTQNDKQLLYLKFIKNLLDSGWIVQNYSLFKIPESTQRASAQGLLSLLHSEISLSATFLKILEDGNADINLPELTPYEDHLEYLKDQFLKVELYSKAAIFENSSSDAKKRINEQISELTKRINERVKLSKISLKIEQIFKENSLDEKEQIIFLALLKEEYAGDFENGRDLNTLVGLISKDELERIKNRTLLEDGSRLIEGALIDYDEVLNAYGNVSKSFFINEEILQSIMHPKNDKNSKKIKIESLVKEQEIFELIEPVTSLEDVVLNEKTKQLLSTILKQVDKKVLARLSSWGIKTRKNIDAKIIFYGEPGTGKTMSAVGLAKSLKKQILSFDCSKILSKYVGESEQNVRKIFDTYKEICKKSGSEPVLLLNEADQFLSTRVESSSGAEKMHNQMQNIFLEQIERFEGVLIATTNFLQSLDVAFSRRFDYKIEFKKPDFNGRLAIWRKILPENASFEDGFSVERLAEFNLSGAQIVLALKNTALKVAIKDDGIFTFEDFKTTIERELNSSFGEDKKMGFGS; via the coding sequence GTGAAATACTTGCTTGATTTTTTAAACCAGGACCTTAAAAAAAGCAAAATTTACGAGCTGATAAAGTGTGGCGACGAAGAGGGAGAAATTTTAAAATATCTAAGTAAAGCTTATGTGCAAGGAACAGCTAATATGAGCGTTTTTGAGCTACTTGGAGCAGTCTTTGGCACGCAAAATGATAAGCAGCTTTTGTATCTAAAATTTATAAAAAATTTGCTTGATAGCGGTTGGATTGTACAAAATTATAGTCTTTTTAAAATACCTGAGAGTACGCAAAGGGCTTCAGCTCAAGGGCTTCTTTCGTTGCTTCATTCTGAAATTTCTCTATCAGCCACATTTTTAAAAATTCTTGAAGATGGCAACGCTGATATAAATTTACCAGAGCTTACGCCATATGAGGATCATTTGGAGTATTTAAAAGATCAGTTTTTAAAGGTGGAGCTTTACTCAAAGGCTGCTATTTTTGAAAACAGCTCAAGTGATGCCAAAAAGCGCATAAATGAGCAAATTTCTGAGCTTACAAAGCGAATCAACGAGCGCGTAAAACTAAGCAAGATTAGTCTAAAAATAGAGCAAATCTTTAAAGAAAATTCGCTTGATGAAAAAGAGCAGATCATCTTTTTAGCCCTTTTAAAAGAGGAGTACGCGGGCGACTTTGAGAACGGTCGTGATCTAAACACGCTAGTTGGGCTAATAAGCAAAGACGAGCTTGAGCGCATCAAAAATCGCACGCTTTTAGAGGACGGCTCAAGGCTCATTGAAGGTGCGCTGATCGATTATGATGAGGTTTTAAACGCTTACGGCAATGTAAGCAAGAGCTTTTTTATAAATGAAGAAATTTTGCAAAGCATAATGCATCCAAAAAATGATAAAAATAGCAAAAAAATCAAGATCGAAAGCCTAGTAAAAGAGCAAGAAATTTTTGAGCTAATAGAGCCGGTAACTAGCCTAGAAGATGTCGTGCTAAACGAAAAGACAAAGCAGCTTTTAAGCACGATCCTAAAGCAAGTAGATAAAAAAGTGCTCGCCAGACTTAGTAGCTGGGGCATAAAAACTAGAAAAAATATAGACGCTAAGATTATCTTTTACGGCGAGCCTGGCACTGGTAAGACGATGAGCGCCGTTGGACTTGCAAAGAGCCTAAAAAAGCAAATTCTAAGCTTTGACTGTTCAAAAATTTTAAGCAAATATGTCGGCGAGAGCGAGCAAAATGTAAGGAAAATTTTTGACACCTACAAAGAAATTTGCAAAAAAAGTGGCAGTGAGCCAGTACTTTTACTAAACGAAGCCGATCAGTTCTTAAGCACGAGAGTGGAGAGCTCAAGCGGCGCTGAGAAGATGCATAATCAAATGCAAAACATCTTTTTAGAGCAGATCGAACGCTTTGAGGGTGTGCTGATCGCTACGACAAATTTCTTGCAAAGCCTTGATGTCGCGTTTTCTAGAAGGTTTGACTATAAGATCGAGTTTAAAAAACCAGACTTCAACGGCAGGCTTGCCATTTGGCGTAAAATTTTGCCTGAAAATGCGAGCTTTGAAGATGGCTTTAGTGTAGAAAGGCTGGCTGAGTTTAACCTAAGTGGCGCTCAGATCGTCCTTGCACTAAAAAATACCGCCTTAAAAGTTGCGATAAAAGATGATGGAATTTTTACCTTTGAGGACTTCAAAACTACGATAGAGCGCGAACTAAACTCAAGCTTTGGCGAGGATAAAAAGATGGGATTTGGTTCTTAA
- a CDS encoding long-chain fatty acid--CoA ligase codes for MRYSYNNFYEILTKVAKENPNQVVLFEEKEKLKYRELKQNVDKVAAYLQLAGVKFGDKVAMAVTNSKEFIISYLAITAIGAVAVPMNTFLKTNEFEYILNDCGAKVLFASSSLAKELIALNELEILRKIIWIGAIPKKLQSASKDEYIDTDEEYGESAYLTSTPQISKEDMSKGYENNGLVKNVNFTETLNHKYALSITKYPAIDDLMHIIYTSGTTGKPKGAMISYKNIFSNLIGAHDRFIVKKSDRFIVFLPMFHSFTLTAMVLLPIFASASMVLVKSVFPFSNVLKQTLLKRVTVFLGIPAIYTAIGKAKIPWYFRWFNRIRLFVSGAAPLAKQTIDDFRVKFPRATLVEGYGLSECSPVVAANLYDKQKLLSVGPVLDGYEVKIVNDEMMELPVGQIGEIIVKGDCVMQGYYGMPSITDETIINGWLKTGDLGKVDEEGFIYIVDRKKDLIISKGINIYPREIEEVIYKLEAVEATAVIGVKDVHADEEVVAFIQVKEGMDLDEKTVREHLKKNLANFKIPKSIYFAEELPRNATGKVLKRVLKEQIEQMKDKF; via the coding sequence ATGCGATACTCTTATAATAATTTTTATGAAATTTTAACCAAAGTAGCAAAGGAAAATCCAAATCAAGTAGTTCTTTTTGAAGAAAAAGAGAAACTAAAATATCGCGAATTAAAGCAAAATGTCGATAAAGTGGCAGCTTATCTGCAACTTGCTGGAGTAAAATTTGGTGATAAAGTAGCTATGGCGGTTACAAACTCGAAAGAATTTATCATCTCATACCTTGCCATCACGGCTATCGGTGCGGTTGCGGTGCCGATGAATACCTTTTTAAAAACAAATGAGTTTGAGTATATCTTAAATGACTGCGGTGCAAAGGTGCTTTTTGCGTCTAGCTCGCTTGCAAAAGAGTTAATCGCATTAAATGAGCTTGAAATTTTAAGAAAGATAATCTGGATCGGAGCAATACCAAAGAAACTTCAAAGTGCCTCAAAGGATGAATATATAGACACTGATGAAGAGTATGGCGAGAGCGCGTATCTTACTTCAACACCTCAAATTTCAAAAGAGGATATGAGCAAGGGTTATGAAAATAATGGCCTTGTTAAAAATGTAAATTTTACAGAAACTCTAAATCACAAATACGCCCTTAGTATCACAAAGTATCCGGCAATAGATGATTTAATGCATATAATTTACACTTCAGGCACTACTGGCAAGCCAAAAGGTGCGATGATAAGCTATAAAAATATCTTTTCAAATTTAATTGGAGCTCATGATCGTTTTATAGTGAAAAAAAGCGATCGTTTCATAGTCTTTTTACCGATGTTTCATAGTTTTACGCTAACTGCAATGGTGTTGCTTCCGATATTTGCGAGTGCATCTATGGTTCTTGTAAAATCAGTATTTCCATTTTCAAATGTGTTAAAGCAAACTTTGCTAAAGCGTGTAACTGTATTTTTAGGAATTCCAGCCATCTATACAGCTATTGGTAAGGCAAAAATTCCTTGGTATTTTAGATGGTTTAACCGCATTAGATTATTTGTAAGCGGTGCAGCTCCGCTTGCAAAGCAGACGATAGATGACTTTAGAGTGAAATTTCCACGTGCAACACTTGTCGAGGGATATGGCCTTAGTGAATGCTCACCTGTCGTAGCTGCAAATTTATATGATAAACAAAAGCTTTTAAGTGTAGGGCCTGTGCTTGATGGCTATGAGGTAAAGATCGTAAATGATGAGATGATGGAGCTTCCAGTTGGCCAGATCGGCGAGATCATTGTAAAGGGCGACTGCGTCATGCAAGGCTACTATGGTATGCCAAGCATCACTGATGAGACCATAATAAACGGCTGGTTAAAGACCGGAGATCTTGGAAAAGTCGATGAAGAGGGCTTTATCTACATCGTTGATCGCAAAAAAGACCTCATCATATCAAAGGGCATTAACATCTATCCGCGCGAGATCGAAGAGGTTATTTACAAACTTGAAGCAGTCGAAGCAACAGCGGTAATTGGCGTAAAAGACGTACATGCCGATGAAGAGGTCGTCGCTTTCATACAAGTAAAAGAGGGCATGGATCTTGATGAAAAGACAGTAAGAGAGCATTTGAAGAAAAATTTAGCGAATTTCAAGATACCAAAGAGTATCTATTTTGCCGAAGAGTTGCCTAGAAATGCTACTGGCAAGGTGCTAAAACGTGTATTAAAAGAGCAAATAGAGCAGATGAAGGATAAATTTTAG